One window of Cohnella hashimotonis genomic DNA carries:
- a CDS encoding GNAT family N-acetyltransferase, giving the protein MDVSDVSLTRASIHEASIIHEMQVKAFLPLLQKYQDYDTSPANEPVERIVSRLNQPITDYYFIMMSSISVGAVRIVRLQNNAFRVSPIFILPEYQGLGIAQKVFELLERQYEAARRWELDTILQERGNCYLYEKLGYRRTGKSEVINDKMTIVFYEKPMSDCAEQWDIL; this is encoded by the coding sequence ATGGACGTATCCGATGTGTCATTGACAAGAGCGAGTATCCATGAGGCATCAATCATACATGAAATGCAAGTCAAAGCATTCTTGCCCTTGCTTCAGAAGTATCAAGATTACGATACGAGCCCTGCTAACGAACCGGTCGAACGGATCGTCAGCCGATTAAACCAACCGATTACAGATTACTATTTCATCATGATGTCTTCCATTTCCGTCGGGGCCGTTCGAATCGTAAGACTGCAAAATAACGCGTTCCGGGTGAGCCCTATATTTATATTGCCCGAATACCAAGGTCTCGGCATCGCCCAAAAGGTATTTGAACTGCTTGAGCGTCAATATGAAGCGGCCAGAAGATGGGAACTGGACACCATCCTTCAAGAGCGAGGCAACTGCTACCTTTATGAAAAATTGGGCTATAGGAGAACTGGAAAAAGCGAAGTGATTAACGACAAGATGACGATCGTATTTTACGAGAAGCCGATGTCTGACTGCGCTGAACAATGGGATATCCTATGA
- a CDS encoding malate:quinone oxidoreductase, producing the protein MSNGQTSSDVILIGAGIMSATLGAMLKELAPSWKITVLEKLASAGEESSNEWNNAGTGHAALCELNYTVEKPDGSIDISKAISINEQFQDSMQFWSYLVESKLIRNPNDFIMPLPHMSLVHGQKDVSFLKKRYEALSVNPLFHGMEFTEDHAKLKEWIPLIMKNRSGSEPIAATKVDAGTDVNFGALTRMLFEHLKKNNVDIKYKHKVDDISRTRDGAWELKVRADNGRVERHAAKFVFIGGGGGSLHLLQKTGIPEGKHIGGFPVSGLFMSCTNPEVIAKHHAKVYGKAKVGAPPMSVPHLDTRFIDNKKSLLFGPFAGFSPKFLKTGSMLDLITSVKPHNLVTMMAAGAKNMSLTKYLIQQVMLSKEQRMEELREFVPDAKSEDWELVVAGQRVQVIKDTAAGGKGTLQFGTEVVTAADGSVAALLGASPGASTAVSVMLNVIKRCFPQQIQAWEPKLKEMIPSYGASLLKNPELLREIQASTAHTLGLSAGKAYQKAASQPVS; encoded by the coding sequence ATGAGTAACGGACAAACAAGTTCAGACGTAATCTTGATCGGCGCGGGCATCATGAGCGCGACGCTTGGCGCGATGCTGAAGGAACTGGCGCCGAGCTGGAAAATTACCGTGCTCGAGAAGCTCGCGAGCGCGGGCGAGGAGAGCTCCAACGAATGGAATAACGCCGGAACGGGACATGCGGCGCTGTGCGAGCTCAACTATACCGTCGAAAAGCCTGACGGCTCGATCGATATCAGCAAGGCGATCAGCATCAACGAGCAATTCCAGGACTCCATGCAGTTCTGGTCGTACCTTGTCGAGAGCAAGCTGATCCGTAATCCGAACGATTTTATTATGCCCCTTCCGCATATGAGCCTTGTGCACGGGCAAAAAGACGTGTCGTTTTTGAAAAAACGGTATGAGGCGTTGTCCGTCAATCCGCTGTTCCATGGCATGGAATTCACCGAGGACCACGCCAAGCTGAAGGAATGGATCCCGCTGATCATGAAAAACCGGAGCGGAAGCGAGCCGATCGCGGCCACCAAGGTCGACGCCGGCACGGACGTCAACTTCGGCGCTTTGACGCGCATGCTGTTCGAACACCTCAAGAAAAACAATGTCGACATCAAATACAAGCACAAAGTGGACGACATCAGCCGCACGCGCGACGGCGCCTGGGAGCTGAAGGTACGCGCAGACAACGGCCGCGTCGAACGGCACGCCGCGAAGTTCGTCTTCATCGGCGGCGGCGGAGGCAGCCTCCACTTGCTGCAAAAGACCGGCATACCCGAGGGCAAGCATATCGGAGGCTTCCCGGTCAGCGGTCTGTTCATGTCCTGCACCAATCCGGAAGTCATCGCCAAGCATCATGCCAAGGTCTACGGCAAGGCCAAGGTAGGCGCGCCTCCGATGTCGGTTCCGCATCTCGATACCCGTTTCATCGACAACAAAAAGTCGCTGCTGTTCGGACCCTTTGCCGGCTTCTCGCCGAAGTTCCTGAAGACGGGCTCCATGCTCGATCTGATTACTTCGGTCAAGCCGCACAATCTCGTCACGATGATGGCTGCCGGCGCCAAGAACATGTCGCTCACCAAGTACCTGATCCAGCAGGTGATGCTGTCCAAAGAACAGCGCATGGAGGAGCTCCGCGAGTTCGTACCGGACGCGAAGAGCGAGGATTGGGAATTGGTCGTAGCCGGACAGCGCGTGCAGGTCATCAAGGATACGGCCGCAGGCGGCAAAGGAACGCTGCAATTCGGCACCGAAGTCGTGACGGCGGCCGACGGCTCCGTCGCCGCCCTGCTCGGCGCATCGCCGGGCGCTTCGACCGCCGTATCGGTCATGCTGAACGTCATCAAAAGATGCTTCCCGCAGCAAATCCAAGCCTGGGAGCCGAAGCTTAAAGAAATGATCCCGTCGTACGGCGCTTCTTTGCTTAAAAATCCGGAACTGCTCCGCGAGATTCAAGCATCGACCGCGCATACGCTCGGTTTAAGCGCCGGCAAGGCGTATCAAAAAGCGGCAAGTCAACCCGTATCCTAG
- a CDS encoding glycosyl hydrolase family 18 protein: MVSKWSAAARKASAVAALAGVLGGWASVAWITPSAAAASGTALPFDDVRDNYAAQAISNMAALHIVTGTAARLFEPDKPVTRAEFMTMLDRLLGIEPVESAIASFSDVPRTAWFYRWVQPAIQLGWAKGTSVSSFEPNRTVTREEAAVLIARALKQPLDANVASSVRIYRDQALIRRWTLPAIDRMRQLGIMSGNEDGRFRPDSPMTRQEAAVLLDRIWTYPGWSAEIQAAPNNPIQLGWQYGQSTAQYEKEVLASGINTLSPRAFFLDKNGSVSDYTDASLIAWAHAKGKRVWAMVGNRSDQAATHAMLSDAGRRSAFAMQLVSLVRQYGIDGLNIDFENMAPEDNKTFTAFITELNEALDRISAVLSVDVSPDLGTDWTEVFDYAALGKAADHIVLMGYDEHWGGGAAGSVSSLPWLNQSLTTLLKQVPAARVILALPLFNRDWHTEAGATGSEEISLVQQNERVTVMRAKVKWEETTGQYYAAYGTASSLHRIWLEDGRSLSLKLGLGQAYGLAGYAFWYMGGESKDVWTSMANARRFASYLFD, from the coding sequence ATGGTGTCAAAATGGTCCGCCGCAGCGCGCAAGGCGTCAGCGGTCGCGGCGCTCGCCGGGGTACTGGGCGGATGGGCGAGCGTAGCCTGGATAACGCCGTCGGCCGCTGCCGCCTCCGGTACTGCGCTTCCTTTCGACGATGTGCGCGATAATTACGCCGCCCAGGCGATATCGAACATGGCGGCCCTACATATCGTGACCGGCACGGCGGCGCGTTTGTTTGAGCCCGACAAGCCGGTTACCCGCGCGGAATTCATGACGATGCTGGACCGGCTGCTGGGCATCGAGCCTGTCGAAAGCGCGATCGCCTCTTTTTCGGACGTTCCGAGGACGGCGTGGTTTTACCGGTGGGTGCAGCCTGCAATTCAATTAGGATGGGCAAAGGGAACGTCGGTCTCGTCGTTTGAGCCGAATCGTACCGTTACGCGCGAGGAAGCGGCGGTTTTGATCGCGCGCGCCTTGAAGCAGCCGCTTGACGCGAATGTGGCCTCGTCCGTACGGATTTACCGGGACCAGGCGCTAATCCGGCGTTGGACGCTGCCCGCGATAGATCGTATGCGGCAGCTCGGAATCATGAGCGGGAACGAGGATGGCCGCTTTCGGCCCGACTCTCCGATGACAAGGCAGGAAGCGGCCGTGCTGCTCGATCGGATCTGGACATACCCAGGCTGGTCGGCGGAGATACAGGCTGCGCCGAACAACCCTATCCAGCTCGGCTGGCAATACGGGCAGTCGACCGCCCAATACGAAAAAGAGGTTCTTGCCTCCGGCATCAATACGTTGTCGCCGCGTGCCTTTTTCCTCGACAAGAACGGATCCGTCTCGGACTACACGGATGCTTCGCTGATCGCTTGGGCGCATGCCAAAGGCAAGCGGGTATGGGCGATGGTCGGCAATCGCTCCGATCAGGCCGCCACGCATGCGATGCTGTCGGACGCCGGACGGCGAAGCGCATTCGCTATGCAATTGGTCAGTCTGGTCCGACAGTATGGCATTGACGGGCTCAACATCGACTTCGAGAACATGGCGCCCGAAGACAACAAGACGTTTACCGCCTTCATAACCGAATTAAATGAAGCGCTGGACCGGATTTCTGCCGTTCTGTCTGTGGACGTCTCGCCCGACCTCGGCACGGATTGGACGGAAGTGTTCGATTATGCGGCGTTGGGGAAGGCAGCGGATCATATCGTGCTGATGGGGTACGACGAGCATTGGGGAGGCGGCGCCGCAGGTTCGGTGTCATCGCTGCCTTGGCTTAACCAAAGCTTGACGACGCTGCTGAAGCAAGTGCCCGCCGCGCGGGTCATACTGGCGCTGCCGCTGTTCAACCGGGACTGGCATACGGAAGCCGGCGCGACCGGGTCCGAAGAGATCAGCCTGGTTCAGCAGAACGAACGGGTGACGGTCATGCGCGCCAAGGTGAAATGGGAAGAGACGACCGGCCAGTATTATGCCGCCTACGGGACTGCGTCGTCGTTGCATCGGATCTGGCTGGAGGACGGGCGTTCGCTGTCGCTCAAGCTCGGACTCGGCCAGGCATATGGTTTAGCAGGCTACGCCTTTTGGTATATGGGCGGGGAGAGCAAGGACGTCTGGACGAGCATGGCCAACGCCAGGCGGTTTGCATCGTATTTGTTCGATTGA
- a CDS encoding TRM11 family SAM-dependent methyltransferase — MYIYTYAAHEDEHSLCRLELRSLFGIDPDRPIFISPVQVDPSRSPFIKERLEVLYEGDSIEDIANQVAEMPATQASFKVLFVKTNDLPADGKMTYEDQREIERQVGMRVKGRADMRQPDTVFGIATLGGRWYFGSHAKNRSVWLDHMEKPRQYSMALPTRIARAVANIAVPRPDGIKAVDPCCGIGTVLVEALSMGIDMVGREINPLLAGGARENIAHFGLQGEVVLGPIAEVYKSYDAAVVDLPYNHVSKITAGEQQSILRHARRIAGRVVIVSIEPIDDMLTAAGFSIRDRGFVKKGAFCRYVILCE, encoded by the coding sequence ATGTACATCTATACCTATGCCGCGCACGAAGACGAGCATTCGCTATGCCGATTGGAGCTGCGTTCATTATTCGGGATTGACCCCGATCGGCCTATTTTTATAAGCCCTGTCCAAGTCGATCCTTCTCGAAGCCCCTTTATAAAGGAAAGGCTTGAGGTCCTTTATGAAGGCGACAGCATCGAGGACATCGCGAATCAAGTGGCGGAGATGCCCGCGACCCAAGCGTCTTTTAAAGTATTGTTCGTCAAAACGAACGATCTGCCGGCGGATGGGAAAATGACCTACGAGGATCAACGGGAGATCGAGCGGCAAGTCGGCATGCGGGTCAAAGGCAGAGCGGATATGCGTCAGCCGGATACAGTGTTCGGCATCGCGACGCTCGGCGGACGCTGGTATTTCGGCTCTCATGCGAAAAACCGGTCCGTATGGCTGGACCATATGGAAAAACCCCGCCAATACTCCATGGCGCTTCCTACGCGGATCGCGCGAGCGGTGGCAAATATCGCGGTTCCGCGTCCTGACGGCATTAAAGCCGTCGATCCCTGCTGCGGCATCGGAACCGTTCTCGTGGAGGCGCTGTCCATGGGTATCGATATGGTCGGCCGCGAGATTAACCCGCTTTTGGCAGGCGGCGCGCGTGAAAATATCGCGCATTTCGGGCTGCAGGGCGAGGTTGTCCTCGGTCCGATCGCCGAAGTATACAAAAGCTACGATGCTGCGGTGGTGGACTTGCCGTACAATCATGTCTCCAAGATCACCGCCGGGGAGCAGCAGTCCATCCTCCGGCACGCCCGCCGGATCGCCGGCCGTGTCGTTATCGTCTCCATAGAACCGATCGACGACATGCTGACTGCGGCAGGGTTCTCGATCAGAGATCGCGGCTTCGTCAAAAAAGGAGCATTTTGCAGGTATGTCATACTATGCGAATAG
- a CDS encoding alginate lyase family protein: protein MAEYPELALEALLREAQASLRTTCSAVPAWSIPGFYYDREGHLNGKRLMEPDAQAVYTTALAYRMTGEAIYASKAVEILDGWATVNREIGGHDGPLVSAYVGVAFIRAALWLEPFDGWSREARNRFEGWMTNVCLPAWEAIEGRNNWWDWSLYARLALHRLTGDEPAFALATQALKAHIDHAIAENGFLPEEAARGANAMWYHYFALAPMTAAAKLVLDATGEDLFRWTSPGGKSIKRALDTFLRYADGRSDEWPFGETQNIPAPLGADTWPVDLFEAMALIYQDEAYARFAAPHRPVTGHRNASSGYFQSYAWNYPTLII, encoded by the coding sequence ATGGCGGAATATCCCGAGCTAGCGCTTGAGGCACTGCTTCGCGAAGCGCAAGCCAGTCTCCGGACGACGTGCAGCGCGGTCCCCGCCTGGTCGATTCCCGGCTTTTATTACGATCGCGAGGGCCATCTGAACGGCAAGCGGTTGATGGAGCCCGATGCCCAGGCCGTTTATACGACCGCGCTTGCGTATCGCATGACGGGGGAGGCGATCTACGCGTCCAAAGCGGTGGAGATTCTCGACGGCTGGGCGACCGTAAACCGGGAGATCGGCGGACATGACGGTCCGCTGGTGTCGGCCTATGTAGGCGTCGCCTTCATCCGCGCGGCCCTGTGGCTTGAACCGTTCGACGGGTGGAGTCGGGAGGCGCGGAACCGGTTCGAAGGTTGGATGACGAACGTGTGTCTTCCCGCGTGGGAGGCCATTGAAGGGCGCAACAACTGGTGGGACTGGAGCTTGTACGCGCGTCTTGCGCTTCATCGGTTGACGGGCGACGAGCCGGCGTTCGCGCTAGCGACCCAAGCGCTGAAGGCGCATATCGACCATGCGATCGCGGAGAACGGTTTCCTGCCGGAGGAAGCGGCCAGAGGCGCCAACGCCATGTGGTACCATTACTTCGCCCTGGCGCCGATGACGGCTGCGGCGAAGCTTGTGCTGGATGCGACAGGCGAGGATTTGTTTCGATGGACGTCTCCGGGGGGCAAGAGCATCAAACGCGCCCTCGATACGTTCCTTCGCTACGCGGACGGTCGTTCAGACGAATGGCCCTTCGGCGAGACGCAGAACATCCCGGCTCCGCTCGGCGCGGATACTTGGCCGGTGGATCTTTTCGAGGCGATGGCGCTAATTTATCAGGACGAAGCTTACGCGCGTTTCGCTGCACCGCATCGGCCGGTTACGGGACACCGCAACGCGAGCAGCGGCTACTTTCAGTCGTATGCATGGAATTACCCTACGCTTATTATTTGA
- a CDS encoding DUF5071 domain-containing protein: protein MKDLNLFLSRLAWDTPPEQLLEAKEQLKKLSDRVFKYLVQPGGKMHWDHAAELIVEIGYPRVAPILSDLLEWLKDLNWPGARLISDLLVSIKEPLTPFVKDALQSGDQIWNYWIINQVLKRWPIEVVTLLSEPLIALAFDFDEEEAHLAALQLLVNLKLMPTEIALGLIDMKIEDFRNEDIMKDLLALRANVAGWTT, encoded by the coding sequence ATGAAAGATTTAAACCTTTTCTTGTCTCGCTTAGCATGGGATACTCCACCGGAACAACTTCTGGAGGCTAAAGAACAACTAAAGAAGCTCAGCGATCGTGTTTTTAAGTACTTGGTGCAGCCTGGTGGTAAAATGCATTGGGACCATGCTGCAGAACTCATCGTTGAAATCGGATATCCGAGAGTCGCGCCTATACTCTCTGATCTTTTGGAATGGTTAAAAGACTTAAATTGGCCAGGGGCGCGCCTTATTTCGGATCTACTGGTTTCGATTAAAGAGCCTTTAACTCCTTTCGTCAAAGACGCATTGCAATCTGGCGATCAAATATGGAATTACTGGATCATCAATCAAGTGTTAAAACGATGGCCGATTGAAGTAGTTACGTTACTAAGTGAACCCCTGATTGCGTTGGCATTTGATTTCGATGAGGAAGAAGCTCATTTAGCTGCACTTCAATTACTCGTTAATCTTAAATTGATGCCCACTGAAATCGCTTTGGGCCTAATTGATATGAAAATAGAAGACTTTAGAAACGAAGACATAATGAAAGATTTACTTGCGCTAAGAGCAAACGTTGCCGGATGGACGACATAA